The DNA sequence CCGCTGGTTTCAACGACACCGTCCTTATCGAACACCGCCATTGCTGTATATTAACTGGCCGTTTATCCATCCACCCTCTTCGGAACAGAGGAAACTGACGAGCCGGGCACAGTCCGCCGGCAAGCCGATTCGGCCGAGTGGTGTCTCATGACGTATCTGCTCTTTCAGATCATCCGACATCCAGCCCGTGTCTGTTCCACCCGGATTGATGACGTTTGCCGTGACTCCCCGGTCCTTGAATTCCTGGGCAGCCGCGAGGACAATACGATCCATCGCCCCCTTGCTGGCGCCATAGGGCAGGTGGTGCGTAGTATGATCGCTTATGATCGAAATAATACGACCACGCCCATGATCACCCTGGAATCGTCTTCCAAACTCCCTTGTCAGCAGCCACGTAGCTCGAGCGTTAACCGCAAAATGCAGATCAAAGCTCTCAACAGTCGTGTTTTCGATATTGCTTTCTACCGCGTGACAGTGTGCCATCACCAGGGCGGAGACAGGACCAAGGGAGTCTTCAACATGGTCAAAAACACGCTTCGGAGAAGCGATGTCTGACAGGTCGGCTTCGATAGAAACTGTCCGTACATTAGAATCACGGATCCGGTCATTGATTGCCACGGCTTCGCTCTCATCGATACCCCAGGGCATGGCGGCATCGTACGGTCGCCAGTAGGTAGTCGCCACATCCCAACCTGTTTTGGCCAGGGCCAGAGAAATTGCTGCACCAATGCCGATCTTGCGGCTCACTCCTGTAACGAGCGCGACAGGTCGCGTCGCGACAGGACGCGTATAGTTTTCCTTCAATCTGGACCTCACGATTCCATTCGTCTTCGAATACCATGCAACGCACGGTGCAAAAGCCTACCCATATCAGTGGGCAAATTTCAGTCGCCTTGAAATTGGCCAAGCCAGTTCGACTCCGAATGCTCCCAGTTGTGCAAGGGGCAATAGTAGAGCCTGGCTTACGGTAAACCATTCACAGCGGTCTGTCGATCCGTCTTTTTCGGCTCTGAGGTTGAACTTTCCGAGCGTAACATCGTAGACAATTCCTATGTGGTGGACCGGGTCGCCCTTACGTTAAGCCGGATGCTCATACACCTGGGAATAGACCGCGGCCAACCGAGACTTTTCAATTTCTACAACGCCTGTCTCTTCTTCCAATTCCCTATGTAACGTGACCTCCGGGTGCTCGCCCCATTCGATCCCTCCTCCAGGCAATGTCCATAGTCCGGCATCTGCCAGACCGCTCGTCACGCGAACCAGCAGTAAACTGTCTGATGGGTCACGGCATATACCATACGCACCGTGGTATACGTGCTTGTTAGCAAGTTCTGAGGACATTACGATTATCCGCGGTTTGTTTTTGGTCCAGAATACCTATCCTATCGGATCTGCAGATAAATGATCATGGCCAAAGAACACTAAATCGAATTTAACTAACCGAAGAATTTATACAGGTCGTCGGGGCGAGGACTCTGGTCGATGGATTTGAAGTCAACCCGCGATGCATCACTTAATCGTCCAGGGAATGGATTTCGTCTCAATGGCTCGCCGGACGTTACCAAGCCAGACAGACCAGAACCAGGATGTATTACACTCACGGGGGAGAAATCTCGCCTCAATTGTATATCTCTTATCCGAGTTGACCGGACCTTCCAGATATGGTTCCAGTTCCGAGTACGGAATCCATGCGTAGGGACCTCTTTCACTGTAGGACTGATCGTCATTGGGAACTGGATTGTTGGTTACAAGTTGCGCTGGAACAAAGGGGATTTCCGCGAAGTACAGGGCGAAGCCATTGTGGTCTATTACCGGCTCCTGGTCCTTGATCTTAATGAGCAAATCATCTCGTAGAAAGTAGCCTCTTGTCTCTTCCTCCGTTTCCCGTGCAGCCGTTTCCGCCGTGTTCTCGCCCTCAAGGGGACTACCTCCGTAAGCATGCCATCCTCTGTCGTTTCCCTGGTTATCCGCGAGCAGCAAAAACACCTCGCCACCAGATTCGAAGTAGAGCACTATTCCCGCCGGACGCTCCGCGTGGACTCCGAAGCAGGGACCGGCAACAATCACCCATATGATGCAGAGTCTTTTGAGCATTTACTTTCTCCTCAAGCCTCATCGAAATGAGGTTACACGCAGCATGGAAAACCCAGGGTCGCAGAGTATCACATCTCACATTGCCAAGTTGGCCGTAAACTCGACTGTTCTCACGGTATTCCGTCAACAACTCCAGTGCCCCGCAATCAGCTATACACTACCCGATTCAACCAGTCGATACAGGGGTACTGGCCGCCCATTGTCATGCTGCATAATGAGGACCAGAGTTTGTAACCGTTCGAACCGTTGGCCATGGCCACCAATCCTGTTCCCTCTTCAGGATACCCTATTGCAAATGCCTTGAAGGGACCGTTGTCTCCCCAATGCCAGATTGCTTTTGATCCATTGTGAATCTGGGTTGCCCAACCAAGTCCCCACGAAACAAAGGGATCGTCTTTTACCGGAACATCCGGCCAATTGTCATGCCACGAAGCCGAATCGTTTACCGGGACCTGGGCGGTGATCATTTCCTTCGCCAACTCGGCACTGATGTGCCATTCGGCACTGTGGCCGGGTCGCATACAGGCGCACAAGATCTTAGCGACGTCAGAAGGCGTCGAATGAAGGCTGGCGGCCGAACACATGGACTTATACATCTGTTTCTCTGCCGGTTGCCCATGTTCATCATGACCGGTTGCCATGTCAGGCACTTGATCCGATGTACATAGATATGTGCTGAACTCCATTCCGGCTGGCTCAAACAACTCGGTCTGCATATAGGATTCGCCAGACCGGCCGTTACATGCTCGACCACATGCTGCACGTACATGTATCTTTCACCGGAATAACTGAAACGCTCGCCGGGTTCAAAATAGGTTTGCAAAAGTCCGCCTTCAGGATCCCATCCTTCCGAATCCCAGCAGTCAGGACGCCAGTTAGGGAAACCCGAAGTATGGGCGAGGGCTTGTCGCATGGTCATCTTCTGCACCCTGGGATCATTGGGAACGTAAGGGTTCGGAAGGTGGAGGGACAATGGCCTGTCCAGTGCCAATCGTCCCGTTTCGCACAGTTTAAGCGCGGCATATGCGAAAACCGGTTTGCTCAACGAACAGCCTTCGAAAACGGTTTCCGGTTTCACGGGTTGGCGTGTTTCCGTGTTCATTACGCCAAAGCCATGTGCCCATGCAGTCTCCCCATTCCGTATCAACGCGATAGAGAGCCCTGGAACGTTGGCTTCATGCGTTATCCGAGGGATGCGTTCTTCCAACCGCAACACCAGGTGATCGAGAGACTCATTGGACTTTGGGGGCATTTGCCTTCCTCTGATCCCGCCGCACGTTTATTGCCATACAAAACGCAAGCCGAATCATGACCGGTCCTATTGACCGTATCCGCTTTCTTGCAGGAATCGCAGCGCATCAGGTCCATCCTTGATGGCCAGGATGTCTCGAATAGCCTGATGTTTATCGTCCATCTTCTCGTAGTATGATTCGCATATCCGATAGCCTATGTAGTAACCCATATCAGGAGGCCTATCCCCTAAGTTTTCAAAGTAGTTATAGAGCCAATTGCTAAAGTTGTCTTGAAGCATTTCTTTGGAGAAATCCTCCCATAGCTCCGTTTCGTGAACCTGGCCGTATTCGTGCTGAAGCTGGTTCAAAAATCCTCCACTGGCAAGTTCTCCAA is a window from the Gemmatimonadota bacterium genome containing:
- a CDS encoding NUDIX domain-containing protein; the protein is MLKRLCIIWVIVAGPCFGVHAERPAGIVLYFESGGEVFLLLADNQGNDRGWHAYGGSPLEGENTAETAARETEEETRGYFLRDDLLIKIKDQEPVIDHNGFALYFAEIPFVPAQLVTNNPVPNDDQSYSERGPYAWIPYSELEPYLEGPVNSDKRYTIEARFLPRECNTSWFWSVWLGNVRRAIETKSIPWTIK
- a CDS encoding SDR family oxidoreductase, producing the protein MKENYTRPVATRPVALVTGVSRKIGIGAAISLALAKTGWDVATTYWRPYDAAMPWGIDESEAVAINDRIRDSNVRTVSIEADLSDIASPKRVFDHVEDSLGPVSALVMAHCHAVESNIENTTVESFDLHFAVNARATWLLTREFGRRFQGDHGRGRIISIISDHTTHHLPYGASKGAMDRIVLAAAQEFKDRGVTANVINPGGTDTGWMSDDLKEQIRHETPLGRIGLPADCARLVSFLCSEEGGWINGQLIYSNGGVR
- a CDS encoding serine hydrolase, whose product is MHVRAACGRACNGRSGESYMQTELFEPAGMEFSTYLCTSDQVPDMATGHDEHGQPAEKQMYKSMCSAASLHSTPSDVAKILCACMRPGHSAEWHISAELAKEMITAQVPVNDSASWHDNWPDVPVKDDPFVSWGLGWATQIHNGSKAIWHWGDNGPFKAFAIGYPEEGTGLVAMANGSNGYKLWSSLCSMTMGGQYPCIDWLNRVVYS